From a region of the Teredinibacter turnerae genome:
- a CDS encoding cell division inhibitor SulA — MAATPLYSANPIQAPTPRTRRPLDHGVTEIIMSQSEPPFALALPMLAHLSKSANDRWFTWVTRTPISKQFLAQQGFKLNNVRLVYAKDEEDAKWIFWEALNNGRSDVVVTSIDSLSANDLAALDAASQHGECRGLLLRTRD; from the coding sequence ATGGCCGCTACCCCATTATATTCAGCAAACCCAATACAAGCGCCAACACCTCGTACCCGCAGGCCCCTGGACCATGGCGTAACTGAAATCATCATGTCTCAGAGTGAGCCGCCGTTCGCGCTAGCGCTTCCAATGCTCGCGCACCTGAGCAAGTCCGCCAATGACCGATGGTTTACCTGGGTAACCCGAACGCCTATCAGCAAGCAGTTTCTTGCACAGCAGGGCTTCAAATTGAACAACGTTAGACTGGTATATGCGAAGGATGAAGAAGACGCCAAGTGGATATTCTGGGAAGCACTGAATAACGGCCGCAGCGACGTGGTTGTCACCTCCATTGACAGCCTAAGCGCAAACGACCTAGCCGCACTCGACGCGGCCTCGCAGCACGGGGAATGTCGAGGTTTGCTTCTGCGCACAAGAGACTAG
- the folD gene encoding bifunctional methylenetetrahydrofolate dehydrogenase/methenyltetrahydrofolate cyclohydrolase FolD has translation MSALILDGKALAQKTEAELSERVAALKSKTGRTPILATILVGGDPASATYVRMKGNACTRVGMDSMKVELPETTTTDELLAKIGELNNNPDVHGILLQHPVPSQIDERACFDAIDLGKDVDGVTCLGFGRMAMGEEAYGCATPKGIMRLLEAYEILLEGKHAVVVGRSPILGKPMAMMLLNANATVTICHSRTKDLQSHIATADIVVGAVGIPEFIKADWIKPGAVVVDAGYHPGGVGDIELGPLADKASAITPVPGGVGPMTINTLIYQSVDSGEKKLA, from the coding sequence ATGTCTGCACTAATATTAGATGGTAAAGCGCTGGCGCAAAAAACCGAGGCCGAGCTTTCCGAGCGGGTTGCGGCGTTGAAAAGCAAAACTGGTCGCACCCCCATTCTGGCCACAATTCTTGTGGGCGGTGACCCTGCCTCTGCAACCTATGTGCGCATGAAAGGAAACGCGTGCACACGTGTTGGCATGGATTCTATGAAGGTGGAGCTGCCAGAAACCACCACCACGGATGAGCTGTTGGCCAAAATTGGCGAGTTGAATAACAACCCGGACGTCCACGGTATTCTCCTGCAACACCCGGTACCGAGCCAGATTGATGAGCGCGCATGCTTTGATGCTATCGATTTAGGCAAAGACGTGGACGGCGTGACCTGCCTGGGTTTCGGCCGCATGGCAATGGGCGAAGAAGCGTATGGCTGCGCCACACCGAAGGGCATTATGCGCCTTCTGGAGGCGTACGAAATTCTACTGGAAGGAAAACACGCGGTGGTTGTTGGCCGCAGCCCCATTCTGGGCAAGCCCATGGCAATGATGTTGTTAAACGCAAACGCTACCGTAACTATATGCCACTCGCGCACGAAAGACCTTCAATCCCATATCGCCACTGCTGATATTGTTGTAGGTGCGGTTGGCATTCCCGAATTCATTAAGGCGGACTGGATTAAACCCGGCGCCGTTGTGGTGGATGCGGGTTACCACCCCGGTGGCGTTGGCGATATAGAGCTTGGGCCCCTCGCCGATAAAGCCTCGGCCATTACACCAGTTCCAGGCGGCGTTGGCCCCATGACGATCAACACTCTCATCTATCAAAGTGTCGATTCCGGCGAGAAAAAGCTGGCCTGA
- the hemN gene encoding oxygen-independent coproporphyrinogen III oxidase, with the protein MNDQQYSNLWNDELIRKHDLAGPRYTSYPTAPQFDESFGRNEWLSAAEKSNSSSAPLSLYFHIPFCDTVCYYCACNKIITANKKLAIPYVEAVKKEIDMQARYIDRTRPVDQLHWGGGTPTYLTDEQMHDLMAHTQSAFNLRSDDSGEYSIEIHPKGVSPERLAKLRALGFNRLSMGVQDFDENVQVAVNRFNSEEEVLALVQTARALDFKSISLDLIYGLPLQTSVSFAKTLERVIALKPDRLSVFNYAHLPDLFKTQKQIDSSQLPEPQEKLTILRQSIDTLLQAGYVYVGMDHFALPEDELAKAQQAKNLHRNFQGYATHGNCEMFSFGVSSISAFGDTFFQNHKTIDAYYASLEKEELPLWRGIALSEDDKIRQTVIRELICHFELPYSKIESQYPIRFNEYFSAELASLQSLETDGLLSIGDNSIDVNESGRLLIRRICMAFDKYLSASARDQLNAQAKPKYSRII; encoded by the coding sequence ATGAACGATCAGCAATACAGTAACCTGTGGAACGATGAGCTCATTCGCAAACACGACCTCGCGGGACCACGATACACCTCCTACCCCACGGCTCCACAATTCGATGAGTCTTTCGGTCGCAACGAGTGGCTTAGCGCCGCAGAAAAAAGTAACAGCTCGAGCGCCCCACTGTCACTGTATTTCCATATCCCTTTTTGCGATACCGTCTGTTATTACTGCGCCTGCAACAAAATCATCACTGCGAACAAGAAGCTTGCGATCCCCTATGTAGAAGCGGTAAAGAAAGAAATAGACATGCAAGCCAGATACATCGACAGAACTCGGCCAGTCGACCAACTGCATTGGGGGGGCGGAACACCCACCTACCTCACAGACGAGCAAATGCATGATTTGATGGCCCATACTCAATCTGCTTTTAACCTGCGCAGCGACGACAGTGGTGAGTACTCAATTGAAATCCACCCTAAAGGCGTCAGCCCCGAACGCTTGGCCAAATTACGTGCTCTTGGTTTCAACCGTCTGAGCATGGGAGTTCAAGACTTCGACGAAAATGTGCAAGTGGCGGTGAATCGCTTCAACAGCGAAGAGGAAGTTTTAGCGCTAGTACAAACAGCGCGCGCGTTGGATTTTAAATCCATTAGCTTAGACCTAATTTATGGCCTCCCGTTACAAACATCCGTCAGCTTCGCAAAAACGTTGGAGCGTGTGATTGCACTTAAACCCGACCGCCTATCTGTATTTAACTATGCACATTTGCCAGATCTGTTTAAAACACAGAAACAAATTGACTCATCTCAGCTACCCGAACCACAAGAAAAGCTCACCATTCTTCGCCAAAGTATCGATACGCTGCTCCAGGCGGGTTATGTGTATGTGGGCATGGACCATTTCGCACTGCCAGAAGATGAACTCGCAAAAGCTCAACAAGCGAAAAACCTACACAGAAATTTTCAGGGGTATGCCACCCATGGCAATTGCGAAATGTTTTCTTTTGGTGTTTCGTCAATATCGGCGTTTGGCGATACTTTCTTCCAAAACCACAAAACTATAGATGCGTACTATGCAAGTTTAGAAAAAGAGGAGCTTCCATTGTGGCGAGGCATAGCACTAAGCGAAGACGATAAAATTCGTCAAACCGTTATTCGGGAGCTCATATGCCACTTCGAACTACCCTATAGCAAAATAGAATCCCAATACCCTATTAGGTTTAACGAATACTTTTCCGCTGAACTGGCGTCTCTGCAATCACTGGAAACTGACGGATTACTGAGCATAGGTGATAACTCAATTGACGTGAACGAGTCCGGCAGATTACTCATACGCCGCATATGTATGGCATTCGATAAATATCTATCGGCCAGTGCACGCGACCAGCTAAACGCTCAAGCCAAGCCAAAGTACTCACGCATTATCTAG
- a CDS encoding TetR/AcrR family transcriptional regulator encodes MAQAETVEKILNAALVLFAERGFAETSLRTITGMADVNLAAVNYHFGSKKELIQAVFSKFLQPFCEILETELDSLEAAQPEGGAPSAEEVISCVLDTMLKTTSVCGVSVQRLTRLLNLAYTQSQEHLRHHLVANFGKTYHRMTTLMHKTMPGVSPVEFYWRLYFMLGAAVFTLSSFDSLRSILNTDYSTDTELEEVLHLMVPALAGMLRSPHDPT; translated from the coding sequence ATGGCACAGGCTGAAACAGTAGAAAAAATCCTTAACGCAGCGCTAGTGTTGTTTGCTGAGCGGGGGTTCGCGGAAACGTCGTTGCGAACGATTACCGGGATGGCTGATGTAAATCTAGCCGCAGTGAACTATCACTTTGGATCAAAAAAAGAGTTGATTCAGGCGGTTTTTTCTAAATTTTTGCAACCTTTTTGTGAAATTCTAGAAACGGAGCTCGATAGTTTAGAAGCCGCGCAACCTGAAGGTGGAGCGCCGAGCGCGGAAGAGGTTATTTCCTGTGTTTTGGATACAATGTTAAAAACAACGAGTGTGTGCGGAGTTAGTGTGCAACGCTTGACCCGCTTGTTAAATTTGGCCTACACGCAGTCACAGGAGCACTTACGCCACCACTTGGTCGCTAATTTTGGCAAAACATACCACCGGATGACCACGTTAATGCACAAAACTATGCCCGGTGTCTCGCCTGTTGAATTTTATTGGCGCTTGTATTTTATGCTCGGCGCGGCAGTGTTTACTCTTTCGAGTTTTGATTCTTTGCGCTCTATTTTAAATACCGACTACAGTACTGATACCGAGCTTGAGGAAGTGTTACATTTGATGGTTCCTGCTTTGGCAGGTATGTTGAGATCCCCCCATGACCCCACCTGA
- a CDS encoding methyltransferase, translated as MTPYILLAKQATHYSHRLWILDENFRTEDTGSLSLTSTDLVMTNRFDVANSSHHLGGAATAFSDFDFEGIAKYMPAAICYRVSKERAVTNRVLNQSASRLESGGALLLCGEKNDGIKGYVEKSVKQLGFDGALEKHGNLYIARLTRNSSEATPLDDKQYTNLRIISSDVAGAYLSKPGVYGWNKIDEGSALLRRSIMDEPVAINGTALDLGCGYGYLSVGLLKAGWQRIIATDNNAAAVLACNATLAENGAQDFSVVAADCGSSIERQADLVVCNPPFHQGFGVESSLTNRFVANAARLLKPGGTALFVVNVFIGLERAGAQHFSHQETLANNKKFKVIRFS; from the coding sequence ATGACGCCCTACATTCTTCTAGCCAAGCAGGCTACACACTACTCGCACCGCCTCTGGATTCTGGATGAAAATTTTCGCACAGAAGACACTGGCAGTTTGTCGCTCACAAGCACCGATCTGGTAATGACCAATCGCTTCGACGTGGCAAATTCTTCTCACCACTTAGGCGGCGCGGCAACAGCATTCTCAGACTTTGATTTTGAGGGGATCGCCAAATACATGCCCGCGGCCATCTGTTATCGCGTATCCAAAGAGCGCGCCGTTACCAACCGCGTATTGAATCAGAGCGCATCGCGTTTGGAATCCGGCGGAGCGCTGTTGTTGTGCGGCGAAAAAAATGATGGCATCAAGGGCTATGTTGAAAAATCCGTTAAGCAACTGGGATTCGACGGAGCCCTGGAAAAACACGGCAACCTCTATATCGCGAGACTCACACGCAATAGCAGCGAAGCTACACCATTGGATGACAAACAGTACACAAATCTGCGCATTATAAGCAGCGATGTCGCCGGTGCGTATTTGAGTAAGCCCGGCGTATATGGATGGAATAAAATAGACGAAGGAAGCGCGTTACTACGCCGTTCTATAATGGACGAACCTGTAGCCATAAATGGCACTGCACTGGATTTGGGGTGCGGGTACGGCTATTTAAGTGTCGGCCTACTAAAAGCGGGTTGGCAACGGATTATCGCGACCGACAACAACGCCGCAGCAGTGCTGGCCTGCAACGCAACGCTCGCCGAAAACGGTGCGCAGGATTTCAGCGTCGTCGCTGCCGATTGCGGCAGCAGCATCGAAAGGCAGGCTGATTTAGTTGTTTGTAACCCGCCGTTCCATCAAGGTTTTGGCGTAGAGTCGTCACTTACGAACCGTTTTGTCGCCAATGCCGCCCGGTTACTCAAGCCTGGTGGTACCGCCCTATTTGTCGTGAACGTGTTCATCGGCTTGGAGCGAGCCGGCGCACAACATTTTTCACACCAGGAAACCCTGGCCAACAACAAAAAATTTAAAGTAATACGGTTTAGCTAA
- a CDS encoding flavin reductase family protein — translation MTQSTEAAVTMFEGMRRLVSGVCVVTAVDEQGERYAMTATSVTSVSGEPPSLLVCVNQQARLHSAVSHTDFFCINVLAPQHERVSINCASPEMASSRFTEGAWMNHSDSGVPYLADAQSVFFCRKSQSMVYGTHTIFVGEVEQTLVAPGEPRALAYINGAYRHL, via the coding sequence ATGACACAGTCTACCGAAGCTGCTGTAACTATGTTTGAAGGTATGCGTCGACTCGTTTCCGGCGTGTGCGTTGTCACTGCGGTTGATGAGCAGGGTGAACGCTATGCGATGACTGCCACCTCCGTCACTTCCGTTTCCGGCGAGCCGCCCTCGCTGCTGGTTTGCGTGAATCAGCAAGCTCGGCTGCACTCAGCGGTGAGTCACACTGATTTTTTCTGCATCAATGTGTTGGCCCCACAACATGAGCGGGTATCTATCAATTGTGCCTCCCCGGAAATGGCCAGTAGCCGATTTACTGAAGGGGCCTGGATGAATCATTCCGACAGCGGCGTGCCTTACCTTGCAGACGCGCAGTCGGTATTCTTTTGCCGCAAGTCGCAATCTATGGTCTATGGTACTCACACGATATTCGTAGGGGAAGTAGAGCAAACCTTAGTTGCCCCAGGCGAGCCACGTGCTCTGGCCTACATTAACGGTGCCTATCGTCACCTTTAG
- the lexA gene encoding transcriptional repressor LexA, producing the protein MIKLTARQQQILDLIREHISETGYPPTRAEIADILGFKSANAAEEHLKALARKGAIEMIAGASRGIRLPEVQSGIPLVGRVAAGSPILAQEHIEDYCDIPHNFFSPKADFLLTVHGMSMKDIGILDGDLLAVHKTDQVRNGDIVVARIDNEVTVKRFKRERNRAQVELWPENPDFNVIEVDLRDDNFAIEGLSVGVIRRS; encoded by the coding sequence ATGATCAAACTCACAGCTCGGCAGCAACAAATCCTCGATCTTATTCGGGAACATATCTCTGAAACCGGCTACCCACCCACCCGGGCGGAAATAGCCGACATTCTGGGTTTTAAGTCCGCGAATGCCGCAGAAGAGCACCTCAAAGCACTCGCCCGCAAAGGCGCTATCGAGATGATCGCCGGAGCCTCGCGCGGTATCCGCCTTCCTGAAGTTCAGTCCGGCATTCCCCTGGTTGGCCGCGTCGCCGCTGGTAGCCCGATACTCGCACAAGAACACATAGAGGACTACTGCGACATCCCCCATAACTTTTTTAGCCCAAAAGCAGACTTCCTGCTCACCGTCCACGGCATGAGTATGAAAGATATCGGCATTCTTGACGGAGATTTACTCGCCGTTCACAAAACCGACCAGGTACGAAACGGCGATATTGTCGTGGCCAGAATCGATAATGAGGTCACCGTAAAACGTTTCAAACGGGAGCGCAATCGTGCCCAGGTAGAATTATGGCCGGAGAACCCGGATTTCAACGTCATTGAAGTAGATTTACGTGACGACAACTTCGCTATCGAAGGATTGAGTGTCGGCGTAATACGCCGCTCATAG
- a CDS encoding mechanosensitive ion channel family protein produces the protein MDILQAIRAAFAAGIGESNLWIVDSFVIVFLTLLAAAIAGWFMAKLESRAARTHNLWDDALVISVRRPLKWLIWGVGLTLAAEIAGQHADSIVLASVDWVRRLGAIVISVWFLNGFITRAEANLMNAEFTHKPMDKTTAMALGRLLRISVIITAVLVSLQSLGYSVSGVLAFGGIGGIAVGFAAKDLLANFFGGLMIYLDRPFAVGDWVRSPDKNIEGTVEDIGWRLTRIRTFDKRPLYVPNSTFTQISVENPSRMTHRRIYETVGIRYDDGGRMSDIIADVKAMLRLHPEIDSDNTLIVNFNQFATSSLDFFVYCFTHTTEWVKYHEVKQDVLLKVLDIVQKNGAQCAFPTSTLHVPDPLRFEPNLSE, from the coding sequence GTGGATATTTTACAGGCAATACGCGCCGCATTTGCGGCTGGGATAGGTGAGTCCAATCTTTGGATAGTTGATAGCTTTGTTATTGTTTTTTTAACCTTGTTAGCAGCAGCTATTGCCGGCTGGTTTATGGCTAAGTTGGAATCCAGGGCTGCGCGAACCCACAATCTTTGGGATGATGCGTTGGTTATCAGTGTGAGGCGCCCTTTGAAGTGGCTAATTTGGGGCGTAGGGTTAACTCTGGCCGCTGAAATCGCTGGCCAGCACGCGGACTCTATTGTGCTGGCCTCCGTCGATTGGGTGCGCAGGTTGGGCGCTATAGTGATAAGCGTGTGGTTTCTCAACGGCTTTATTACTCGCGCCGAAGCAAATTTGATGAACGCCGAATTCACTCATAAGCCGATGGATAAAACCACCGCAATGGCTTTGGGTAGATTGCTTCGCATCTCGGTAATTATTACGGCAGTTCTGGTGAGCCTGCAGTCGCTGGGTTACAGCGTATCTGGTGTGCTGGCGTTTGGGGGTATCGGAGGTATTGCTGTAGGTTTTGCTGCGAAGGATTTGCTGGCTAATTTTTTCGGAGGTTTGATGATTTACCTGGATCGCCCCTTTGCTGTCGGAGATTGGGTGCGCTCTCCTGACAAAAATATCGAAGGAACTGTTGAGGATATCGGTTGGCGGTTGACCCGAATAAGAACATTCGACAAACGCCCGCTTTATGTTCCTAATTCTACTTTCACGCAGATTTCCGTTGAAAACCCTTCACGCATGACGCATCGGCGAATATATGAAACAGTCGGTATTCGCTACGATGATGGCGGCAGAATGAGTGATATTATTGCAGACGTAAAAGCGATGCTGCGGTTGCACCCAGAAATCGATTCAGATAACACGTTAATCGTTAATTTCAATCAATTCGCCACGAGTTCACTCGATTTTTTCGTGTATTGCTTTACACACACCACCGAATGGGTGAAATACCACGAAGTAAAACAGGATGTTTTGTTAAAGGTGCTGGATATTGTTCAAAAAAATGGCGCTCAATGTGCCTTCCCCACGTCCACTTTACATGTGCCGGATCCGCTTCGGTTTGAGCCAAATTTATCTGAGTAG
- a CDS encoding pseudouridine synthase, with protein sequence MRLDKFVAHNTSYSRSQVRGLLKAKRIRVNGQCALAPSAALKSDDEVTLDDTLLQARSDVYLMLHKPTGYVCANTDAEHPTVFDLPGFRARYSNADIARLQIAGRLDLDTTGLVLITSDGQWNHRITSPRHKCRKAYYVECADPIATEAKSAFAEGVVLHGEKRPTLPAELELLSVNTANLYIEQGIYHQVKRMFASTGNKVLRLHRFQIGPLALDNDLLPGEIRALTSDEIRLLNNA encoded by the coding sequence ATGCGGCTGGACAAGTTTGTCGCACATAATACGAGTTACAGCCGCTCACAAGTGCGCGGCTTGCTTAAAGCCAAGCGCATTCGTGTGAATGGACAATGTGCGCTCGCACCCTCGGCCGCGTTAAAATCTGACGACGAAGTCACCTTGGACGATACGCTGCTTCAGGCGCGCAGCGACGTGTATTTGATGCTTCACAAACCTACGGGCTATGTGTGCGCCAATACAGATGCGGAGCACCCCACGGTGTTCGACCTTCCTGGGTTTCGCGCTCGATATTCAAATGCAGATATTGCCCGGTTGCAAATTGCTGGCAGACTGGACTTAGATACAACCGGCCTGGTCCTGATTACCAGCGATGGCCAGTGGAACCATCGGATTACCTCGCCCCGCCACAAGTGTCGTAAGGCGTATTACGTGGAGTGCGCAGATCCCATTGCTACCGAAGCTAAGAGCGCGTTCGCAGAGGGCGTTGTGCTGCACGGCGAAAAACGCCCTACGCTGCCCGCTGAACTCGAACTGCTCTCGGTCAACACCGCAAACCTTTACATCGAACAAGGTATCTACCACCAGGTTAAACGCATGTTTGCGTCAACAGGCAACAAAGTATTGCGGCTGCATCGTTTCCAAATTGGTCCACTAGCGCTGGACAACGACTTACTTCCAGGCGAAATACGCGCACTGACCTCTGACGAAATCCGCCTATTGAATAACGCATAG
- a CDS encoding rhodanese-like domain-containing protein produces the protein MKRRVFIALIFMATLFGTQVMAEQNAKTQYWIDVRSADEYAGGHYSAAVNIPHTEIAARIGEVTDDKNADIRVYCRSGRRSGIAKETLEKMGYTQVTNEGGYSDVLKKMK, from the coding sequence ATGAAAAGACGAGTTTTTATTGCATTAATATTTATGGCAACACTCTTCGGAACTCAAGTTATGGCAGAACAAAACGCAAAAACCCAGTATTGGATCGACGTTCGCTCCGCAGATGAATACGCTGGTGGTCATTATAGTGCTGCGGTAAATATTCCACACACAGAGATTGCCGCGCGTATTGGCGAGGTTACGGACGATAAAAATGCAGATATTCGCGTGTATTGCCGCAGTGGTCGCCGCTCAGGAATAGCCAAAGAAACGTTGGAAAAAATGGGCTACACCCAGGTAACCAACGAAGGTGGTTATTCCGATGTTTTGAAAAAAATGAAGTAA
- the nagZ gene encoding beta-N-acetylhexosaminidase, which yields MTPPELGPVVLDVIGTTLSENDVNLLQNPWVGGVILFSRNYTNVVQLCALTAEIRKVAPNVVIAVDHEGGRVQRFGGEFTPIPAMQQLGNLYIKSPAEALALAHETGWLLAAEVIACGLDLSFTPVLDVDDCRSQIIGNRSFGPDPAIVIALAEALIDGLHEAGMSATGKHFPGHGGVIEDSHLELPVDDRSFDEVARHDLQPFKALLPKLEAIMPAHIHFPQIAPEPVGFSSFWLQQVLREDFGFNGIIFSDDLTMEGAVSAGDYGERTLIALAAGCDSVLICNNPGGAQEALTRLDAAFASVLPSRLECMRAKQCFEWDSLRGSARAKGVRAQLESLVARS from the coding sequence ATGACCCCACCTGAGTTAGGCCCGGTTGTATTGGATGTAATCGGTACAACCCTTTCTGAAAATGACGTAAATTTATTGCAAAATCCATGGGTAGGCGGGGTAATCCTGTTTTCCCGTAATTACACTAATGTAGTGCAGCTTTGCGCGTTAACCGCTGAAATTCGCAAAGTCGCGCCGAATGTTGTCATTGCTGTAGACCACGAAGGTGGACGGGTGCAGCGCTTTGGTGGCGAGTTCACGCCTATACCTGCGATGCAGCAACTGGGAAATTTGTATATAAAGTCGCCCGCCGAGGCGCTGGCTCTTGCCCACGAAACGGGCTGGTTGCTTGCGGCAGAGGTTATTGCGTGCGGGTTGGACTTGAGTTTTACCCCAGTTCTGGATGTTGACGATTGCCGTAGCCAGATTATTGGGAATCGCAGTTTTGGACCCGATCCTGCGATTGTCATCGCCCTTGCTGAGGCGCTAATCGATGGTTTACACGAAGCTGGAATGTCGGCCACTGGCAAGCATTTCCCCGGCCATGGTGGTGTTATAGAAGATAGCCACCTGGAGCTGCCGGTGGATGATCGTAGTTTCGACGAGGTCGCCAGGCACGACCTACAGCCGTTCAAGGCATTACTCCCCAAGCTCGAAGCTATCATGCCTGCGCATATTCACTTCCCCCAAATCGCCCCCGAACCTGTAGGTTTTTCGTCGTTCTGGCTGCAGCAGGTGCTGCGTGAAGACTTTGGATTTAACGGTATTATCTTCAGCGACGATCTCACTATGGAGGGGGCGGTTAGTGCGGGTGATTATGGCGAGCGCACGCTCATAGCGTTGGCGGCCGGTTGCGATAGTGTCTTGATCTGCAATAATCCTGGCGGGGCGCAAGAGGCGTTGACCCGCTTGGACGCTGCGTTTGCTAGTGTATTGCCATCTCGACTCGAATGCATGCGTGCCAAACAGTGCTTCGAGTGGGATTCTTTGCGCGGGTCTGCCCGAGCGAAGGGAGTACGAGCTCAACTCGAGAGCTTAGTTGCACGTAGCTAG
- a CDS encoding spermidine synthase produces the protein MAIKHTEIKNGVRYEIRTAGASVRLYSNGVFHSQWNPNNPLIGSLWDLFLLPVFLLSPGGDYSELKPRLARALVLGVGGGAAINQLLALHPECIIDGVDLDQVHLRLAKRYFGLGRERVNLYSQDAVKWLRSSGSESYDYVLEDLFRESDRQPGEAVRCFECNADWLGQLFSRLRDHGLLVINFESVAQLNDVCRILRKACLAESAYAFTKNGYHNAIGVFCKTPTDHKVNKHEILKWAAACGMISARYSQRIRDFSVRRIRL, from the coding sequence GTGGCAATTAAGCACACAGAAATAAAGAATGGCGTGCGCTACGAAATTCGAACTGCGGGTGCGAGTGTGCGTCTCTACTCGAACGGTGTGTTTCACAGCCAGTGGAACCCGAATAATCCGTTGATTGGCAGCTTGTGGGATCTTTTTTTATTGCCCGTCTTTTTACTTTCGCCTGGAGGTGATTATTCGGAGTTAAAGCCCCGGCTGGCGCGGGCGTTGGTACTGGGCGTCGGCGGGGGAGCCGCCATTAACCAGCTGCTTGCGCTGCATCCCGAATGTATTATCGATGGTGTCGACCTGGATCAAGTGCATTTGCGCCTGGCTAAGCGCTATTTCGGGCTGGGTCGCGAGCGGGTAAACCTCTACAGCCAGGATGCAGTAAAGTGGTTGAGATCCTCTGGGTCTGAATCCTATGATTATGTGCTGGAAGATCTATTCCGCGAGAGCGACCGCCAGCCCGGAGAGGCTGTACGCTGTTTTGAATGCAATGCGGATTGGCTGGGGCAATTATTTTCCCGGTTGCGCGATCATGGTTTGCTCGTCATTAACTTTGAGAGTGTGGCGCAACTAAACGACGTGTGCCGAATCTTAAGGAAAGCGTGCCTGGCTGAATCTGCATATGCGTTTACCAAAAACGGATACCATAATGCGATTGGTGTATTTTGCAAAACGCCAACAGACCACAAAGTAAACAAGCACGAGATACTTAAGTGGGCAGCCGCCTGCGGTATGATAAGCGCGCGCTATTCACAAAGAATTAGGGATTTTTCCGTGCGCCGTATACGATTATAG